TTTCCCGAGAAGTTTCAGTGACCCCATCACAGGAAGTGCTGTCGGCCATGTTGCCCAGGCCCCTCCCACCCACTTCCACTTTCACTTCCTGTTTTCCCAAGAAGTTCCAGTGACCCCATGACAGGAAGTGCTGGCAGCCATATTGCCCAGGCCCCTCCCATTCCCGGTTTCACTTCCTGTTTCCCCTGGAAGTTCCGGTGCCGCCATcaccagcagtgctgtcagCCATGTTGCCCAGGCCCCTCCCACCCACTTCCTGCTCCACTTCCTGTTTCCCCCGGAAGTTCTGGAGCCGCCATCAGAGGCAGTGCTGGCGGCCATGTTGCCCAGGCCCCTCCCACCCACTTCCGGTTTCAGTTCCTGTTTCCCCCGGAAGTTCCGGTGCCACCATCACAGGAAGCGCTGTCGGCCATGTTGCCCAGGCCCCTCCCACCCATTTCCGCTTTCACTTCCTGTTTCTTCTGGAAGTTCCAGTGACAACACCACAGGAAGTGGCGGCAGCCATGTTGCCCAAGACCCTCCCACAAACTTCCGGCTGCACTTCCTGTTTCCCCCGGAAGTTCCGGTGCCACCATCACAGAGGCAGTGCTGCGGCAGCCATGTTGCCCAGGCCCCTCCCACAAACTTCCGGCTGCACTTCCTGTTTCCCCCGGAAGTTCCGGTGCCACCATCACCAGCAGTGCTGTCGGCCATGTTTGCCAGGCCCCTCCCACCCACTTCCGGTTTCACTTCCTGTTTCCCCCGGAAGTTCTGGTGCCGCCATCACAGGAAGTGCTGTCGGCCATGTTGCCCAGGCCCCTCCCACCCACTTCCGGTTTCAGTTCCTGTTTCCCCGGAAGTTCCGGTGCCACCATCACAGGAAGTGCTGTCGGCCATGTTGCCCAGGCCCCTCCCACCCATTTCCGCTTTCACTTCCTGTTTCTTCTGGAAGTTCCAGTGACAACACCAGAGGAAGTGGCGGCAGCCATGTTGCCCAGGCCCCTCCCACCCACTTCCGGCTGCACTTCCTGTTTCCCCCGGAAGTTCTGGTGCCGCCATCCCAGGCAGTGCTGTCGGCCATGTTGCCTAGGCCCCTCCCACCCATTTCCGCTTTCACTTCCTGTTTCTTCTGGAAGTTCCAGTGACAACACCACAGGAAGTGGCGGCAGCCATGTTGCCCAGGCCCCTCCCACCCACTTCCGGTTTACTTCCTGTTTTCCCGAGAAGTTCCAGTGACCCCATCACCGGAAGTGCTGGGCCCAGGCCCTCCCACCCCACTTCGGCCCGCCCCATTTCCGGAAGTTACCCAGGCCATGTTTGCCAGGCCCCGCCCGTTTCCGAAGTTACCGGGCGGCTGGGGGTGGTAGATGGTGTACTGCTTCTCGCTGACGTCACCCAGCGAGGGGGCGGGGTCAgcgccggggggcggggcctcctCCAGGGCGATGCGTAGCGCCAGGTACTTGGACAGGTGATCCACCGTGGCGTTGGAGGTGGTCTTCACAAAGCTGGAAAACGGCGAAAAATTGGGGTGAATTcaggggaaattgggaattctggggtgggaagggggtTTGGGAAGAAtctgggaaaaattggggaaaaaaaaattgggaaaaaaaatgagaaaaactggaaaaaaaaaaaaaagtggggaaagAGCTtagatttttaatggatttacggaaaattttcagggaaaaattggggtGAATCcaggggaaattgggaattctgaggtgggaaaatctggggaaaaaaaggggaaaaaaaaggaaaaaaatggaggaaaaaaacaggaaaaaaaacagtgggAATGGGCAAGATTTTAATGGATTTATGGgaaaatttcagggaaaaattggggtgaattcaggggaaattgggaattctggggtgggaggggggtTTGGGAAGAAtctgggaaaaattggggaaaaaaaaaaaaatggggaaaaactggaaaatggggaaaaacaggaaaaatgggagtGGGACACGGGAGCCACTGAGGTGTTTGAGgtgggtggggggaaaaaaaattgaggaaaaaaccaggaaaaaaacgggaaaaaaaacagtgggAATGggcaagattttaaaaaatggaaaaaaatcagggaaaaattggggtGAATTCAGGGGAAATTGGGTAttctggggtggggggggtttgggaagaatctgggaaaaaattggggaaaaaaaaagggaattctgaggtgggaaaaaaaaatgaaaaaaaatggaaaaaaaacaggaaaaaacgGTGGGAAAGAGCGAGATTTTAATggatttatgggaaaaaaaatctgggaaacaTTGGGGTGAATTcaggggaaattgggaattccagaagaagggggaaaatctggggaaaaaaagctggccgaaagatgaagaaaaagaggatgaggaaaaggATGATGATGAAgggaaaaattttgaaatttatggGAAAgttctctgggaaaaaattgggagggagggaagaggaacaggaacaggaagTGGATGAAGAGGGGGAtgaagaagatgatgatgatgaagatgaggatgatgatgatgaagatgatgaagatgaagatgatgatgaaggtttgaggatttttaatggatttaaaaaggaaaaaaatcagggaaaaattggggtgaacagggaaattgggaattggggtgggggggggggaacaGGAAGTGGGAAACAAACAGGAAGTGGGACAGGAAGGTGAAGATGAAGATGAcgatgaagatgatgaagatgatgatgaaggCCATTGGGAATTTGTCTGGAGGGGGTTTCTCCCTTCTCCACCAGCAGGGGGCGTGGCCGGGAGGGGAACAGGAAGCGGGACAGGAACAGGAAGTGGAACACAAAGAGGAAGTGGCAcaggaagatgatgatgatgatgaagatgatgaagatgatgatgaaggCCACTCACCGCGTCTGGCAGCGCTCTCCCTTCTCCACCAGCAGGGGGCGTGGGCCGGGAGGGGAACAGGAAGTGGAACACAAACAGGAAGTGGCACAggaagatgaggatgaagatgaagatgaggatgagaatgatgaggatgatgatgatgatgatgaagatgatgatgaaggCCACTCACCGTGTCTGGCAGAGCTCTCCCTTCTCCACCGGCAGGGGGCGTGGCCGGGAGGGGAACAGGAAGTGGGACAGGAACAGGAAGCGGGACATGAACAGGAAGTGGGACAGGAAGgtgaagatgaagatgatgatgaagatgaagatgatgatgatgatgaagatgaggatgatgatgatgaagatgaaggCCACTCACCGCGTCTGGCAGAGCTCTCCCTTCTCCACCGGCAGGGGGCGTGGCCGGGAGGGGAACAGGAAGTGGAACACAAACAGGAAGTGGCACAGGAAGATGAGGATGAGaatgatgaggatgatgatgatgatgatgaagatgatgatgaaggCCACTCACCGCGTCTGGCAGCGCTCTCCCTTCTCCACCGGCAGGGGGCGTGGCCGGGAGGGGAACAGGAAGTGGAACACAAACAGGAAGTGGCAcaggaagatgaagatgaagatgaagatgaggatgaagatgaggatgatgatgaagaagatgaaggCCACTCACCGCGTCTGGCAGTACTCTCCCTTCTCCACCAGCAGGGGGTGTGGCCTGAACACCAGCTCGATCTCGCTGCTGCCTGAGGATGAGGGCTGCCCCCGCCTCGGCCCGCCCGCCTCGCCAGGCAGCCCCGGCCCACCCGCGGGGTGTGCCCGCTGGCTCGGCCTCGGGTCGGGCTCCGAGTCGCCGGAGGCGCTGAACGCTGAGGATCGAATGTTGGGCCCGGCGGATGATGGGATGATGTGCCGAGGTCTCCCTCGCCGCGGAGAACCCCCGGGTCCCACTGCCGCCAGCTTGAGCGCACCCGCTGGCCCCAaggaaaaacggggaaaaacggggaGTTTAGGCAAAAGTAATGGGGAAAtataatgggaaataatggggaaaaaatggggaaaataatggagaaaataatgggaaaaaatggggaaaaaagtgggaaataatgggaaaaaattggggaaaaaatggggattttaggcaaaaataatggggaaatataatgggaaataatggggaaaataatggggaaaatatcagagaaaatgggggaaaaaatggggattttaggcaaaaataatggggaaaataatgggaaaaaatggggaaatataatgggaaataatggggaaataatggggaaaatatcagagaaaatgggggaaataatgggaaaaaatggggcaaaaaatggggattttaggcAAAAAATAACGGGGAAAtataatgggaaataatggggaaatataatgggaaataatgggaaaaaatgggggaaaaacggggattttaGGCAAAAATAATTGGGGAAAtataatgggaaataatggggaaaataatggggaaaatgggggaaataatggggattttaggcaaaaataatggggaaatataatgggaaataatggggaaaaaataatgggaaaaaatggggaaatataatggaaaaaaaaatggggaaaataatgggaaataatggggattttaggcaaaaataatggggaaatataatgggaaataatggggaaaataatgggaaaaaatggggaaatataatggggaaaataatggggaaaataatggggaaaatatgagagaaaatggggaaatataatgggaaaaaatggggaaaataatgggaaaaaagggaaaaaaaaatgggaaataatggggaaaatatgagagaaaaatggagaaatataatgggaaataatggggaaaataatgggaaaaaatggggaatataatgggaaaaatggggaaaataatgggaaataatggggaaaataatggggaaataatggggattTTAGGCAAAAATAACGGGGAAAtataatgggaaataatggggaaaataactcaaaaaaaatggggaaatataatgggaaaatatcagaaaaaatggggaaaataatggggaaaaaatggagaaaatatcagagaaaatgggggaaaaatggggattttaggcaaaaataatgggggaaaataatgggaaataatggggaaaataatggggaaaatatcagagaaaatgggggaaataatgggaaaaaatggggtaaaaatggggattttaggcAAAAAATaacggggaaaaaaatgggaaataatggggaaatatAAcgggaaataatgggaaaaaatggggaaaaacggggattttaGGCAAAAATAATTGGGAAAtataatgggaaataatggggaaaataatggggaaaatgggggaaataatggggattttaggcaaaaataatggggaaatataatgggaaataatggggaaaataatgggaaaaaatggggaaatataatgggaaaaaatggggaaaataatggggaaataatggggaaatataatgggaaaaaatggggaaaataatggggaaataatggggattttaggcaaaaataatggggaaatataatgggaaataatggggaaaataatgggaaaaaatggggaaatataatggggaaaataatggggaaaataatggggaaaatatgagagaaaatggggaaatataatgggaaaaaatggggaaaataatgggaaaaaatgggggaaaaaatgggaaataatggggaaaatatgagagaaaatggggaaatataatgggaaataatggggaaaataatgggaaaaaatggggaaaataatggggaaataatggggattTTAGGCAAAAATAACGGGGAAAtataatgggaaataatggggaaaataatgggaaaaaatggggaaatataatggggaaaataatggggaaaatatcagaaaaaatggggaaaataatggggaaaaaatggagaaaatatcagagaaaatgggggaaaaatggggattttaggcaaaaaataatggggaaatataatgggaaataatggggaaaataatggggaaaatatcagagaaaatgggggaaaaaatggggattttaggcaaaataatgggattttagagaaaaataatggatGAGGGTGAATTCGGAGCGATTTCTGAGCCATTTTCGCCCCGTTTTCGCCCCAAACGCCacaaaaccgccccaaaatcccgtaaaaaaattgggaattttgggaatttccccAGAAATTCCGTGGACCTGCACCTGGCCTGCAACCTGAACAGGAATTCCAGAAATTTCCATGGATTTGGTGCCATTTCTCAGCCATTTCTCAGCCATTTTTACCCCGTTTTCACCCCAAACACCacaaaaccgccccaaaatcccgtaaaaaattgggaattttgggaattttgacCGGACGTGTGCATGGCCTGAACCCAAACAGGAATTCCAGAAATTTCCATGGATTTGGTGCCATTTCTGAGCCATTTCTCAGCCATTTTTACCCCGTTTTTCgccccgtttttcaccccaaaccccacaaaaccgccccaaaatcctgtaaaaaaatgggaattttgggaattctggccGGACCCTGAACCTGAACAGGAATTCCAGAAATTTCCATGGATTTGGTGCCATTTCTGAGccattttcaccccatttttcGCCCCGTTTTTcgccccaaaccccacaaaaccgccccaaaatcccgtaaaaaattgggaatttcgGGAATTCTGGCCGGACCTGTGCATGGCCCGAACCCAAACAGGAATTCCAGAAATTTCCATGGATTTGGTGCCATTTCTGAGccattttaccccattttttccccctcgccgccccaaacccccaaacccccaaaaatccaggggaaaaaattgggaattttgggaatttccccAGAAATTCCGTGGACCTGCACCTGGCCTGCAACCTGAACAGGAATTCCAGAAATTTCCATGGATTTGGTGCCATTTCTGAGCCATTTCTCAGCCAAAACCCGGGGAGCCCGTTttcccaaacccacaaaaaacccccaaaatcccgtaaaaaattgggaattttgggaattttgacCGGACGTGTGCATGGCCTGAACCCAAACAGGAATTCCAGAAATTTCCATGGATTTGGTGCCATTTCTGAGCCATTTCTCAGCCATTTTTACCCCGTTTTTCgccccgtttttcaccccaaacgccacaaaaccgccccaaaatcccgtaaaaatttgggaatttcggGAATTCTGGCCGGACCTGTGCATGGCCTGAACCTGaacaggaattccaggaatttccATGGATTTGGTGCTATTTCTGAGCCATTTCTCAGCCATTTTTACCCCGTTTTTCGCCCCTTTGCACCAAATGCCacaaaaccgccccaaaatcccgtaaaaaaattgggaatttcgGGAATTCTGGCCGGACCTGTGCATGGCCTGCATCTTGAGGCCCTCCTCGATGCTGGAGCTGAGCGCCTGCTGGTTGTGCAGGCGGCTGAGCTTGGCCAGGACGCGGTCCTGGTGCGCCTCGTACTCGTCACGGCTCGGGTAGATCTTGGAGATGAGCGCGTCGAAATTGGGGTCGGGGCGCAGGGAACGCTTGGAAACCAGCTTCTTCCTGCACGTGGGGCACTCCTtgttcctgggggaaaaaatggggggaaacggtgagaaaacggggaaaaaaaacggggaaaaaatcCGAGgggaaacaacaaaaatatggCGGAAAAACGGCGAGAAAACGGCAAAAAACggcaaaaattgggggaaatatggggggaaATTAGGGGGAAAATGGGACCACAGGTTCTTCCTGCATGTGGGGCACTCTTTGttcctggggaaaaatgggggaaaagttgggaaaaatgggaaaaaaaaaaaaaaaatggggaaaaaaatccgaGGGGAAACGGcgaaaatatgggggaaaaatcggggaGAAAACGgcaaaaaatggccaaaaaatggcaaaaattgggggaaatatggggggaaattaggggaaaatgggaaaccAGCTTCTTCCTGCACGTGGGACACTCCTTGttcctggggaaaaatgggggaaaagttgggaaaatggggaaaaaaaaaaatgagggaaaaatccaAGGAGAAACGGGGGAAATATGGCGGAAAAATGGCGAGAAAACggcaaaaatggccaaaaaaatggcaaaaattgggggaaatatggggggaaattagggggaaaatatttaaaaaatggggaaaaaaaacgggggaaaaatgCGAGGAATCAGAGCGGAATCGGAgcaggtgacaatgacacacacaggtgacaatgacacacacaggtgacagtgacacacacaggtgactcacacaggtgacacagacacacacagatgacagtgacacaggtgacacaggtgacacaggtgacaatgcCATACCCGCTGCGCAATGCTGTGACGATGCAGTCGGAGCAGAAGCGGTGCAgacactggggtgacacacacaggtgacagtgacacacacaggtgacacacacaggtaacagtgacacacacaggtgacacaggtgtcaCATACcgaaagaaaatgggaaaatcacTATACAGTTGGAGCAGAAGCGGTGCAgacactggggtgacacacacaggtgacacacacaggtgacacacacacaggtgacacaggtgacaatgcCATACCCGCTCCTGAGCGCAGTGACAATACAGTCGGAGCAGAAGCAGTGCAgacactggggtgacacacacaggtgacacaggcacacacaggtgacacacacaggtgacacacaaaggtgacaatgacacacacaggtgtcacaTACCCGCTGCGCAATGCCGTCACTATACAGTCGGAGCAGAAGCGGTGCAgacactggggtgacacacacacaggtgacacacacaggtgacagtgacacacacaggtgacagtgacacacacaggtgacacacacaggtgacagtgacacacacaggtgacagtgacacacacaggtgacacaggtgtcaCATACCCGCTCCGCAATGCCGTCACTATACAGTCGGAGCAGAAGCGGTGCAGACACGggggtgacacacacaggtgacacagacacATACAGGTGACAGTGAcgcacacaggtgacacacacaggtgacacaggcacacacaggtgacagtgacacacacaggtgacagtgacacacacaggtgacacacacaggtgacagcgacgcacacaggtgacaatgacacacacaggtgacacacacaggtgacacagacacacacaggtgacagtgacacacacaggtgacacacacaggtgacagtgacgcacacaggtgacaatgacacacacaggtgtcacaTACCCGCTGCGCAATGCCGTCACTATACAGTCGGAGCAGAAGCGGTGCAGGCACTggggtgacacacacaggtgacagtgacacacacaggtgacagtgacacagctgaCAGcgacacaggtgacacagacacacacaggtgacagtgacacacacaggtgacagtgacacacacaggtgacacacacaggtgacacacacaggtgacagtgacacacacaggtgacagtgacacacacagctGACAGcgacacaggtgacacagacacacacaggtgacagtgacacacacaggtgacagtgacacacacaggtgacagtgacacaggtgacacacacaggtgacagtgacacacacaggtgacagtgacacaggtgacagtgacacacacaggtgacaatgcCATACCCGCTCCTGAGCGCAGTGACAATACAGTCGGAGCAGAAGCGGTGCAgacactggggtgacacacacaggtgacagtgacacacacaggtgacagtgacacacacaggtgacacacacaggtgacagtgacacaggtgacaatgacacacacaggtgtcacaTACCCGCTGCGCAATGCCGTCACTATACAGTCGGAGCAGAAGCGGTGCAGACACTCCTTGGTGGTCATGGTGTTCTTGAGCATGTCCAGGCAGATGGGGCACATGAGCTCCGAGTGCAGCGAGCGCGGCGACACCGCGATCTCCGTGCCGTCCATGATGGCctcctggggacattggggacattggggacatcagtgacagtgacacccaTGGGGACACCGCGATCTCCGTGCCGTCCATGATGGCctcctggggacattggggacattggggacatcagtgacacagtgacagtgacacccaTGGGGACACCGCGATCTCCGTGCCGTCCATGATGGCCTCCTGGGGACATTgacagggacattggggacattggggacattggggacatcagtgacacagccctgacacagccacagtgacagtgacacccaTGGGGACACCGCGATCTCCGTGCCGTCCATGATGGCCTCCTCCtgggtgacattggggacattggggacatcagtgACACCCTGAGCCACCCCTGTGACACTGACACCCatggggacacagtgacacagtgacagcgCCATCGGGGACACCGCGATCTCCGTGCCGTCCATGATGGCctcctggggacattggggacattggggacattggggacatcagtgacacagtgacagcgCCATCGGGGACACCGCGATCTCCGTGCCGTCCATGATGGcctcctggggacactggggacattggggacatcggtGACACCCTGAGCCACCCCTGTGACACTGACACCCATGGGGACACCGCGATCTCCGTGCCGTCCATGATGGCCTCCtgtgggggacattggggacattggggacattggggacattggggacatcagtgacacagccctgacacagccacagtgacagtgacacccatggggacacagtgacacagtgacagcgCCATCGGGGACACCGCGATCTCCGTCGTCCATGATGGCCTCCTGGGGACATCCTTGGGGACATCAGTGACAcccatggggacattggggacatcggggacacctTGGTGACATCAGGGAtattggggacactttggggacattggggacattggggacattgggacattggggacaccctggggacatttcTGACCCCTCATTCTTGggttttcaccccaatttttggggttttctccaaaatttcagggttttcccCCAATTCTGACTCCtcaattttgggtttttttccctcccagtttttggggtttctcctcccaatttttggggttttccccattttcagcttttcctccacaaatttcagggttttcaccccaatttttggggttttctccccaattttggggtttctccaaaatttcagggtttt
The DNA window shown above is from Camarhynchus parvulus unplaced genomic scaffold, STF_HiC, whole genome shotgun sequence and carries:
- the LOC115916924 gene encoding E3 ubiquitin-protein ligase RING2-B-like, whose translation is MDGTEIAVSPMALSLCHCVPMGVSVTGVAQGVTDVPNVPNVTQEEAIMDGTEIAEAIMDGTEIAVSPRSLHSELMCPICLDMLKNTMTTKECLHRFCSDCIVTALRSGNKECPTCRKKLVSKRSLRPDPNFDALISKIYPSRDEYEAHQDRVLAKLSRLHNQQALSSSIEEGLKMQAMHRSAGALKLAAVGPGGSPRRGRPRHIIPSSAGPNIRSSAFSASGDSEPDPRPSQRAHPAGGPGLPGEAGGPRRGQPSSSGSSEIELVFRPHPLLVEKGEYCQTRFVKTTSNATVDHLSKYLALRIALEEAPPPGADPAPSLGDVSEKQYTIYHPQPPGNFGNGRGLANMAW